The sequence CGTCGGCACTCCGCGCTGTGCATCGTCTGCGGCGCGGTCTCCGGCAACCTGGAGATGATCGATTTCGACCTCGGGGGCGAAGCGTTCAGCGCGTGGCGCGGCGCTGTCGAGGCCGCGTGCCCGGGGCTCGCAGCGCGGGTGGTCATCGAGTCCACGCCCTCGGGCGGGCGTCACGTCGTGTACCGGTGCAGCGGGCCGGTCTCGGGGAACACCAAGCTCGCCAGCAGGCGCATCGAGGCCGACGGCCCCGACGAACTGGTGGTCGGGGGCAAGACCCACAAGCCGCGCCAGGACAGCGCCGGCCGCTGGCAAGTCGTCGTCACGCTCATCGAGACGCGGGGCGAGGGA comes from Melioribacteraceae bacterium and encodes:
- a CDS encoding bifunctional DNA primase/polymerase codes for the protein MPEAPPPSSNGTIRSHAQACVAAGLCALPAVRDDEGKRVALAAWKVYQERLPTCEELRAWFGRRHSALCIVCGAVSGNLEMIDFDLGGEAFSAWRGAVEAACPGLAARVVIESTPSGGRHVVYRCSGPVSGNTKLASRRIEADGPDELVVGGKTHKPRQDSAGRWQVVVTLIETRGEG